gaaacaagaatgtataaaaaatattttgtaattcaatTCTTTCATATGTTtacttaatattgtaaaaatcaataccACTAGTTTATagacaaacaaaaattatattaataatttaatgcatTAATAGTTATAACTGCGACTGGTATAAAATGTCAATCAAATCGAGATATCTGGTAAGATTTACATTATTGCGAACTACTAAGCCGTGCCAAATAAAAGCTGGTAAGATGTTCTTAATGTCTATGGAGAATTTTAGCTCGGTAAGTGTAAATGgtattattttgctttattaattgtttaaaataaaacatcaatgcaatattatttttagatattacaAGTATCTTTATCGTACTTCACGATGCTTACGTCATTACAATAAGAATTGTAATTGGAAGTATATTATAATGGCATTGTAAATCTATTGCCTTTTtggaaatatctatatatcattattttcgttatataaatatataaaacgaaaatatatatttattactacattttaacatatattttaacatataactTATACagtttttaacatatatcaaATTTCATTTACTATGTcaaaacatttgtt
This genomic window from Monomorium pharaonis isolate MP-MQ-018 chromosome 8, ASM1337386v2, whole genome shotgun sequence contains:
- the LOC114253730 gene encoding putative odorant receptor 85d, with the protein product MVEIQLDEMIRILSANLGEVLHMYLLCLLCQRLIDYSSGVREAIYNCDWYKMSIKSRYLVRFTLLRTTKPCQIKAGKMFLMSMENFSSILQVSLSYFTMLTSLQ